One genomic segment of Mycolicibacterium gilvum includes these proteins:
- a CDS encoding cyclopropane mycolic acid synthase family methyltransferase: MSDTPNGSADLQPHFDDVQSHYDLSDDFYRLFLDPTQTYSCAYFERDDMTLEEAQRAKIDLALGKLGLEPGMTLLDIGCGWGGTLLRALEKYDVNVIGLTLSRNQQAHVQKVLDEHDSPRSKTVLLQGWEQFDQPVDRIVSIGAFEHFGSDRYDEFFRRAYSVLPDDGVMLLHTIVKPSDEEFAERKLPLTMTKLKFFKFIMDEIFPGGMLPKVDDVEKHATKASFKVNRIQPLRLHYARTLQIWAASLESRRDDAIAIQSEEVYDRYMKYLTGCAELFTEGYTDVCQFTLAK, translated from the coding sequence TTGTCTGATACTCCGAACGGCTCTGCGGATCTGCAGCCGCACTTCGATGACGTCCAGTCGCATTACGACTTGTCAGACGACTTCTACCGGTTGTTCCTCGACCCGACGCAGACCTACAGCTGCGCGTACTTCGAACGCGACGACATGACGCTCGAAGAGGCCCAGCGCGCGAAGATCGACCTGGCGCTCGGCAAACTCGGACTCGAACCCGGCATGACGCTGCTCGACATCGGGTGCGGCTGGGGCGGGACTTTGCTGCGCGCCCTGGAGAAGTACGACGTCAACGTGATCGGCCTGACGCTGAGCCGCAACCAGCAGGCGCACGTCCAGAAGGTTCTCGACGAGCACGACAGCCCGCGCAGCAAGACGGTGCTGCTGCAGGGCTGGGAGCAGTTCGACCAGCCCGTCGACCGCATCGTGTCGATCGGCGCGTTCGAGCATTTCGGCAGCGACCGCTACGACGAGTTCTTCCGGCGTGCGTACTCGGTGCTGCCCGATGACGGCGTGATGCTTCTGCACACCATCGTCAAGCCCAGCGACGAGGAATTCGCCGAGCGCAAGCTGCCGCTGACCATGACGAAGTTGAAGTTCTTCAAGTTCATCATGGACGAGATCTTCCCCGGCGGAATGCTGCCCAAGGTCGACGACGTCGAAAAGCACGCCACCAAGGCGTCGTTCAAGGTCAACCGCATCCAGCCGCTGCGGCTGCACTACGCCCGCACACTCCAGATCTGGGCGGCGTCGTTGGAGTCCCGTCGGGATGACGCCATCGCGATCCAGTCCGAAGAGGTCTACGACCGCTACATGAAGTACCTGACCGGCTGCGCGGAGCTCTTCACCGAGGGCTACACCGACGTCTGCCAGTTCACTCTCGCGAAGTAG
- the speB gene encoding agmatinase, giving the protein MGRDHGHHRELPPGMAEQLELAYAGMASFGHRPFLTEVEQLDSWRPDAAIVGAPFDVGTTNRPGARFGPRAIRATAYEPGTYHMDLGLEIFDWLEVVDFGDAYCPHGQTEVSHNNIRERVHMLASRGIVPVVLGGDHSITWPAATAVADVHGYGNVGIVHFDAHADTADEIEGNLASHGTPMRRLIESGAVPGSHFVQVGLRGYWPPRDTFDWMLEQKMTWHTMQEIWERGFKAVMADAVGEALAKADKLYVSVDIDVLDPAHAPGTGTPEPGGITSADLLRMVRQLCYEHDVAGVDVVEVAPAYDHAELTVNAAHRVVFEALAGMAARRRDAANGEVGQPARSYRDRDATSRE; this is encoded by the coding sequence ATGGGGCGCGATCACGGACACCACCGGGAGCTGCCGCCGGGAATGGCCGAACAACTGGAGCTGGCGTACGCCGGGATGGCGTCCTTCGGGCATCGCCCGTTCCTGACCGAGGTCGAGCAGCTCGACTCCTGGAGGCCCGACGCGGCGATCGTCGGCGCACCGTTCGACGTGGGGACCACCAACAGACCCGGCGCGCGCTTCGGGCCCAGGGCCATCCGCGCCACCGCCTATGAGCCCGGCACCTATCACATGGACCTCGGGCTGGAGATCTTCGACTGGCTCGAGGTCGTCGACTTCGGTGACGCCTACTGCCCACACGGCCAGACCGAGGTGTCGCACAACAACATTCGCGAACGCGTGCACATGCTCGCCTCCCGCGGCATCGTGCCCGTGGTGCTCGGCGGCGACCATTCCATCACCTGGCCCGCGGCGACCGCGGTCGCCGACGTCCACGGCTACGGCAACGTCGGCATCGTGCACTTCGACGCCCACGCCGACACCGCCGACGAGATCGAGGGCAACCTCGCCAGCCACGGCACTCCGATGCGCCGGCTGATCGAATCCGGTGCGGTGCCCGGGTCACATTTCGTTCAGGTCGGCCTACGCGGCTACTGGCCGCCCCGCGACACGTTCGACTGGATGCTCGAGCAGAAGATGACCTGGCACACGATGCAGGAGATCTGGGAGCGAGGGTTCAAGGCGGTGATGGCCGACGCGGTCGGCGAGGCCCTGGCCAAGGCCGACAAACTCTACGTCTCCGTGGACATCGACGTGCTCGATCCCGCGCACGCACCGGGCACGGGAACGCCGGAGCCGGGCGGCATCACCAGCGCCGACCTGCTGCGCATGGTGCGGCAACTCTGCTACGAACACGACGTCGCCGGCGTCGACGTTGTCGAGGTGGCACCGGCCTACGACCACGCCGAGCTCACGGTCAACGCCGCGCACCGGGTGGTGTTCGAGGCGCTGGCGGGCATGGCGGCGCGACGCAGGGACGCCGCGAACGGCGAGGTGGGCCAACCGGCGCGGTCCTACCGGGACCGGGACGCTACTTCGCGAGAGTGA
- a CDS encoding acyl-CoA thioesterase, giving the protein MPVVPRYAEVDQQGVVFNGHYLTWFDEACTGLLDDLGVAYPDLMAGGHDFQVVHSEIDYRSSVRWRDAVRVTADCGRVGTTSFTVTFTVLARTGDGAERVAVRGHNVYVVVSTGDWTKRPVPDGLRAALTRSGAT; this is encoded by the coding sequence ATGCCCGTCGTCCCGCGCTACGCCGAGGTGGACCAGCAGGGAGTCGTGTTCAACGGCCACTACCTGACCTGGTTCGACGAGGCATGCACCGGCCTGCTCGATGACCTCGGCGTCGCCTACCCCGATCTGATGGCCGGCGGCCACGACTTCCAGGTCGTGCACAGTGAGATCGACTACCGGTCCTCGGTGCGGTGGCGCGATGCGGTGCGCGTCACCGCCGACTGCGGCCGCGTCGGCACCACCAGCTTCACGGTCACGTTCACGGTGCTGGCACGCACCGGGGATGGCGCCGAACGTGTTGCGGTGCGCGGACACAACGTCTACGTCGTGGTGTCGACCGGAGACTGGACGAAGCGGCCCGTGCCGGACGGATTGCGTGCGGCGTTGACGCGTTCCGGGGCCACCTGA
- a CDS encoding threonine ammonia-lyase, translated as MELVTIDDIRAAAERIRPHVVRTPLLAARWGDAERPLWVKPESLQPIGAFKVRGAFNAVGTVRGSTSDVVAYSSGNHAQAVAYAAAAFGLRAHIVMPRETPNIKVQATRDLGARVVLSEAGQRETVAAEVLADTGGVMIPPFDHPDVIAGQGTAGLEIAEDLPSVRTVLIPVSGGGLASGVGTAIRALCPQARIFGVEPELAGDTAESLRAGRRVDWSIEDRNRTIADGLRSQPSELTFAHLQRVLDGVITVTEDEIRSAVREYAYRGRLVAEPSGAVALAGYRQGITGDGDTAVILSGGNIEPSTLRQILTEAAPT; from the coding sequence ATGGAGCTCGTGACGATCGACGACATCCGGGCGGCGGCGGAGCGCATCCGCCCCCACGTGGTGCGGACCCCGCTGCTGGCCGCGCGCTGGGGCGACGCCGAGCGTCCGCTGTGGGTCAAACCGGAGAGCCTGCAGCCGATCGGCGCGTTCAAGGTGCGCGGCGCGTTCAACGCCGTCGGGACGGTCAGGGGCAGCACCTCCGACGTCGTCGCATACTCCAGCGGCAACCATGCCCAGGCGGTGGCGTACGCCGCGGCGGCCTTCGGTCTGCGCGCCCATATCGTGATGCCGAGGGAAACCCCGAACATCAAGGTGCAGGCCACCCGGGATCTCGGCGCCAGGGTCGTGCTCTCGGAGGCGGGACAGCGCGAGACGGTCGCCGCCGAGGTCCTCGCGGACACGGGAGGGGTGATGATCCCGCCGTTCGATCACCCTGACGTGATCGCCGGTCAGGGCACCGCCGGACTCGAGATCGCCGAAGACCTCCCGTCCGTGCGGACCGTGCTGATCCCGGTCAGCGGGGGCGGTCTCGCATCGGGCGTCGGCACGGCGATTCGCGCGTTGTGCCCGCAGGCCAGGATCTTCGGTGTGGAGCCGGAACTCGCCGGCGACACCGCGGAGAGTCTCCGAGCCGGCCGCCGTGTCGACTGGTCGATCGAGGACCGCAACCGCACGATCGCCGACGGCCTGCGCTCACAACCGTCCGAGCTGACCTTCGCCCACCTGCAGCGGGTGCTGGACGGGGTGATCACCGTAACCGAGGACGAAATCCGTTCCGCAGTAAGGGAATACGCATACCGGGGGAGGCTGGTCGCGGAACCCAGCGGCGCGGTGGCACTCGCCGGGTACCGGCAGGGCATCACCGGGGACGGGGACACCGCGGTGATCCTCTCCGGCGGCAACATCGAGCCGTCGACCCTGCGGCAGATCCTCACCGAGGCGGCTCCGACCTGA
- a CDS encoding DUF7159 family protein, whose amino-acid sequence MNAVLGLSVTPSGVGVVLVEGHDDDRVTLDGERFEVRRRGSATAAETSAQAAAAVLRTEAVAADLGRRVHSIGVTWSDDAGTEASLLLTSLRESGYDNIVPVRLSEATDALARRIALVLGYRTTAVCVIEPEQLIALVVSVEDAADGTSEAVQTAVNHSVVTEDDLVGWLSTVFTRADWEPEALVLVGSGEDLEDLLPVLEDALAVPVFSPAEAALALARGAALACAQPGEFAGWGPATPDPVTPYAGRLRSRSARSGPLALLAAGAITFVASASAAIALQVAPEPVVSPPRTAVESPVRQPAAPTLPAPAPFVAPPPETVPEPVVPAAEDVPAEAPPAEDLPVEAPPDVLPPATPPVDAIPAAPPPPVEPAPELIPAPVPAERPGILQRIRDRLSRVDDAVPPPPPPPPPPPLPVPLP is encoded by the coding sequence GTGAACGCTGTTCTCGGATTGTCGGTGACGCCGTCCGGCGTCGGCGTCGTGCTGGTGGAAGGGCACGACGATGACCGGGTCACCCTCGACGGCGAACGGTTCGAGGTCCGCAGGCGCGGATCGGCGACCGCGGCGGAAACCTCCGCGCAAGCTGCCGCCGCGGTCCTGCGCACCGAGGCCGTCGCTGCCGATCTCGGCCGCCGCGTGCACTCGATCGGTGTGACCTGGAGCGACGATGCGGGTACGGAGGCGTCGCTGCTTCTCACGTCGCTGCGCGAGTCCGGGTACGACAACATCGTGCCGGTCCGGCTCTCCGAGGCGACCGACGCCCTGGCGCGGCGGATCGCACTGGTGCTGGGCTACCGGACCACCGCCGTCTGCGTGATCGAACCCGAACAGCTCATCGCGCTCGTCGTGTCCGTCGAGGACGCCGCCGACGGGACCTCGGAGGCCGTGCAGACCGCGGTCAATCACAGCGTGGTGACCGAGGACGACCTCGTCGGCTGGCTCAGCACCGTGTTCACCCGCGCAGACTGGGAGCCCGAGGCGCTGGTCCTCGTGGGTTCCGGCGAGGATCTCGAGGATCTGCTGCCCGTGCTCGAGGACGCGCTCGCGGTGCCGGTGTTCTCACCCGCCGAGGCTGCGCTGGCACTCGCCCGCGGCGCCGCGCTGGCATGCGCGCAGCCGGGGGAGTTCGCCGGCTGGGGTCCGGCGACCCCGGACCCCGTCACACCGTATGCCGGCCGCCTCCGGTCACGGAGTGCACGGAGCGGGCCGCTGGCGCTGCTGGCCGCCGGGGCGATCACGTTCGTGGCGTCGGCGTCGGCGGCCATCGCGCTGCAGGTGGCTCCCGAACCGGTCGTGAGTCCACCCCGCACGGCCGTCGAGTCCCCGGTGCGCCAACCCGCCGCGCCGACCCTTCCGGCACCCGCACCCTTCGTCGCCCCGCCCCCGGAGACCGTCCCCGAACCCGTCGTACCCGCCGCCGAGGACGTGCCCGCCGAGGCTCCGCCTGCCGAGGACCTGCCCGTCGAGGCCCCACCCGACGTGCTGCCGCCCGCCACGCCCCCCGTGGACGCGATCCCGGCAGCGCCACCTCCGCCCGTCGAGCCCGCCCCCGAGCTGATCCCTGCGCCGGTGCCCGCGGAACGGCCGGGGATCCTGCAGCGGATCCGCGATCGGCTCTCCCGGGTCGACGACGCCGTCCCACCGCCACCGCCACCGCCACCACCACCGCCGTTGCCGGTGCCTTTGCCGTAG
- a CDS encoding Pr6Pr family membrane protein encodes MNVPVAASPPTLVRTVVRVAVIACVAAAVLIVELTSSRGVSWRLITFTYQANLLAAAYYLWTFVAPRANGRVGLRGAVVLYVVMAGVVWNLFLTEHSMGYTPANLLLHVAVPVLVIADWVLVGRGVTRVPWWYPVAWLAYPAAYLLLALLVLNTAGRRAPYYFLDPGSVGAPAVALNVAMLAACVLAAGYALLGVNRGASTLRADAA; translated from the coding sequence GTGAACGTTCCCGTCGCCGCGTCCCCGCCCACGCTGGTGCGGACGGTGGTGCGCGTCGCGGTCATCGCCTGCGTCGCCGCGGCAGTGCTGATCGTGGAGTTGACGTCGAGCCGGGGCGTGAGCTGGCGCCTGATCACCTTCACCTATCAGGCCAACCTGCTCGCCGCGGCGTACTACCTGTGGACGTTCGTGGCGCCCCGCGCGAACGGCCGTGTCGGGCTGCGCGGCGCGGTCGTGCTCTACGTGGTGATGGCGGGTGTGGTGTGGAATCTGTTCCTGACCGAACACAGCATGGGCTACACCCCGGCCAACCTCCTGCTGCACGTGGCGGTGCCCGTGCTGGTCATCGCCGACTGGGTGCTCGTCGGCCGCGGCGTGACCCGGGTGCCCTGGTGGTATCCCGTCGCCTGGCTCGCCTATCCGGCGGCGTACCTGCTGCTGGCGCTCCTCGTGCTCAACACCGCAGGGCGGCGCGCACCGTATTACTTCCTGGATCCGGGCAGCGTCGGGGCGCCGGCGGTCGCGCTGAACGTCGCGATGCTGGCGGCGTGCGTCCTCGCCGCGGGCTACGCACTGCTGGGGGTCAACCGCGGTGCGTCGACGCTGCGTGCGGATGCGGCGTGA
- a CDS encoding L,D-transpeptidase produces the protein MLRHRRQQIRTSSGIAMRVAATLASVAMVTGMTMAVSSTATAAIDTSVASVSPGPGQTVGVAHPVTVTFTEPVRDRTAAENSISVAPAGAPASLPGTTRWLDGRSVQWEPAQFFPAHTPITVSVGGFATSFQTGSSVVSVADLSAYTFTVSIDGVVAREMPASMGKPKFPTPTGRFTALSKERNVTFDSRTIGIPLDDEEGYLIKGEYGVRVTWGGVYVHSAPWSVGSQGYANVSHGCINLSPDNAAWYFDTVSVGDPIIVQA, from the coding sequence ATGCTGAGACACCGTCGACAGCAGATCCGAACGAGCAGTGGGATCGCGATGCGGGTCGCAGCCACGCTGGCAAGCGTCGCGATGGTGACGGGGATGACGATGGCGGTGTCGTCCACGGCGACCGCGGCGATCGACACCAGCGTCGCGAGCGTGTCTCCCGGCCCCGGACAGACCGTCGGGGTGGCCCATCCGGTGACGGTCACCTTCACCGAGCCGGTTCGCGACCGCACCGCGGCGGAGAACTCGATCAGCGTGGCGCCGGCCGGGGCGCCCGCATCCCTGCCCGGAACGACGCGGTGGCTCGACGGCCGCAGTGTGCAGTGGGAGCCCGCGCAGTTCTTCCCGGCCCACACCCCGATCACGGTCTCGGTCGGCGGGTTCGCGACGAGCTTCCAGACCGGCTCCTCCGTCGTCAGCGTCGCCGATCTGAGCGCGTACACGTTCACCGTCAGCATCGACGGAGTCGTCGCCCGCGAGATGCCCGCCTCGATGGGCAAACCGAAGTTCCCCACACCGACCGGCCGGTTCACGGCGCTGTCCAAGGAACGCAACGTGACCTTCGACTCCCGCACGATCGGGATCCCGCTCGACGACGAGGAGGGATATCTCATCAAGGGGGAGTACGGGGTTCGCGTGACCTGGGGTGGCGTCTACGTGCACTCAGCACCGTGGTCGGTCGGCTCGCAGGGCTACGCGAACGTCAGCCACGGCTGCATCAACCTCAGCCCCGACAACGCCGCGTGGTACTTCGACACCGTCAGCGTCGGAGACCCCATCATCGTGCAGGCCTGA
- a CDS encoding sugar nucleotide-binding protein, translating into MTEFGKALRAIETPIPGLTLWDLPVHGDNRGWFKENWQRAKMLAAGLPDFGPVQNNISFNQAPGTLRGIHAEPWDKFISVGSKRIFGAWVDLRSGPTFGTVFTAEIDPSRAVFVPRGVGNAFQTLEPETVYVYLVNDHYSPGVSYPSLNPGDEALGIDWPIPLDRAEMSEKDRAQPPLSEVTPVPAPKTLVLGADGQLGRALRAAYADAPHVEFATRADIDLCAADLGSARRWQDYDTIVNAAAYTAVDAAETAEGRTAAWTVNVTGVAALARVAAAHGITLVHVSSDYVFDGESTRPYREDDALSPLGVYGQTKAAGDQLVSTVPRHYVVRTSWVVGEGRNFVQTMLTLAAKGVDPAVVDDQFGRLTFTSELARAIRHLTESRAPYGTYNVTGGGTVRTWADIARRTYELAGHDPRRVRGVPTDEYFAAATAPVAPRPVRSVLDLAKIEATGFSPADMDETLADYVRAATRRTQPV; encoded by the coding sequence TTGACGGAATTCGGTAAGGCGTTGCGCGCCATCGAAACTCCCATCCCTGGGCTCACTCTGTGGGATCTTCCCGTGCACGGCGACAACCGCGGATGGTTCAAGGAGAACTGGCAACGCGCCAAGATGCTCGCCGCGGGCCTGCCCGACTTCGGGCCCGTGCAGAACAACATCTCGTTCAACCAGGCGCCCGGGACGCTGCGCGGCATCCACGCCGAACCGTGGGACAAGTTCATCTCCGTCGGTTCGAAGCGCATCTTCGGCGCCTGGGTGGACCTGCGGTCCGGCCCCACCTTCGGGACGGTGTTCACCGCCGAGATCGATCCGTCGCGGGCGGTGTTCGTGCCCCGCGGCGTCGGCAACGCATTTCAGACGCTGGAGCCCGAGACGGTCTACGTTTATCTCGTCAACGATCATTACTCCCCCGGCGTCAGCTACCCGTCGCTGAATCCGGGCGACGAGGCGCTCGGCATCGACTGGCCGATCCCGTTGGATCGTGCCGAGATGTCGGAGAAGGACCGCGCCCAGCCTCCGCTGTCCGAGGTGACCCCCGTGCCTGCGCCGAAAACGCTGGTCCTCGGCGCCGACGGACAACTCGGGCGGGCACTGCGCGCCGCGTACGCGGACGCACCGCACGTCGAGTTCGCCACCCGTGCCGACATCGATCTGTGCGCCGCCGATCTCGGTTCGGCCCGCCGCTGGCAGGACTACGACACCATCGTCAACGCCGCGGCCTACACGGCTGTGGACGCGGCCGAGACCGCCGAGGGCCGGACCGCGGCCTGGACCGTCAACGTCACCGGCGTCGCCGCGCTGGCGCGGGTCGCGGCCGCGCACGGGATCACGCTCGTACACGTCTCCAGCGACTACGTGTTCGACGGGGAGTCGACGCGGCCCTACCGCGAGGACGACGCGCTGTCCCCGCTCGGTGTGTACGGCCAGACGAAGGCCGCCGGCGATCAGCTGGTGTCCACCGTGCCGCGTCACTACGTCGTACGGACGTCCTGGGTGGTGGGCGAGGGCCGCAACTTCGTGCAGACCATGCTGACGCTGGCAGCCAAGGGGGTGGATCCCGCCGTCGTCGACGATCAGTTCGGACGGCTGACCTTCACCTCGGAGTTGGCGCGGGCCATCCGGCACCTCACCGAGTCACGGGCGCCGTACGGCACGTACAACGTGACCGGCGGCGGGACCGTGAGGACGTGGGCCGATATCGCCCGGCGCACGTACGAGCTGGCCGGCCACGACCCGCGGCGGGTGCGCGGGGTGCCGACCGACGAGTACTTCGCGGCGGCGACGGCCCCGGTGGCGCCGCGGCCGGTGCGCAGCGTGCTGGACCTGGCCAAGATCGAGGCGACGGGTTTCTCGCCGGCGGACATGGACGAGACGCTCGCGGACTACGTGCGGGCTGCGACCCGCCGCACCCAGCCCGTCTGA
- the rfbB gene encoding dTDP-glucose 4,6-dehydratase codes for MVRLLVTGGAGFIGSNFVHHVLAHTDHHVTVLDKLTYAGNRASLDGLPQSRLDFVHGDVADADLVDELVAAADAVVHYAAESHNDNSLDRPEPFLHSNVVGTFTLLEAVRRHDRRLHHVSTDEVYGDLELDDPARFTESSPYNPSSPYSSTKAGSDLLVRAWARSFGVAATISNCSNNYGPYQHVEKFIPRQITNVLWGIRPRLYGEGLNVRDWIHADDHSSAVLLILEKGRIGETYLIGANGEKDNRTVVELILTLMGEDPDAYDRVPDRLGHDLRYAIDPTKLREELGWQPGYGDFEHGLAATIEWYRTHEDWWTPAKEATEAFYARLGQ; via the coding sequence ATGGTGCGACTGCTGGTCACCGGTGGTGCCGGCTTCATCGGTTCCAACTTCGTGCACCACGTCCTCGCCCACACCGACCACCACGTGACCGTGCTCGACAAGCTCACCTATGCCGGCAACCGCGCGTCGCTGGACGGGCTGCCGCAGAGCAGGCTGGACTTCGTGCACGGCGACGTCGCCGACGCCGACCTGGTCGACGAACTGGTCGCCGCGGCCGACGCGGTCGTCCACTACGCCGCCGAATCGCACAACGACAACTCCCTCGACCGGCCGGAACCCTTCCTGCACTCCAACGTCGTCGGCACGTTCACGTTGCTGGAGGCCGTCCGCCGGCACGACAGGAGGCTGCACCACGTCTCCACCGACGAGGTGTACGGCGATCTGGAGCTCGACGATCCGGCCCGGTTCACCGAATCCAGCCCGTACAACCCGTCCTCTCCCTACTCGTCGACGAAGGCCGGCAGTGACCTGCTCGTGCGAGCCTGGGCCCGGTCGTTCGGCGTCGCGGCCACGATCTCGAACTGTTCCAACAACTACGGGCCCTACCAGCACGTCGAGAAGTTCATCCCCCGCCAGATCACGAACGTGCTGTGGGGCATCCGCCCTCGGCTCTACGGCGAGGGCCTCAACGTCCGCGACTGGATTCACGCCGACGACCACTCGTCTGCGGTCCTGCTGATCCTGGAGAAGGGCCGGATCGGTGAGACGTACCTGATCGGCGCGAACGGCGAGAAGGACAACAGGACGGTGGTCGAACTGATCCTGACCCTGATGGGCGAGGATCCCGATGCCTACGACCGGGTCCCCGACCGACTCGGCCACGACCTGCGCTACGCGATCGACCCGACGAAGCTGCGCGAGGAACTCGGATGGCAACCTGGGTATGGTGACTTCGAACATGGTCTCGCGGCGACCATCGAGTGGTATCGCACCCACGAGGACTGGTGGACGCCCGCCAAGGAAGCCACCGAGGCGTTCTACGCCCGGCTCGGCCAGTAG
- the rfbA gene encoding glucose-1-phosphate thymidylyltransferase RfbA: MKGIILAGGSGSRLHPITYGVSKQLIPVYDKPMVYYPLSTLMLAGIRDILVITTPHDAHSFERLLGDGSRFGVSITFAQQPSPDGLAQAFTIGEDFIGSDKVALVLGDNLLYGPGLGTQLRCFADVDGGTIFAYWVAEPSAYGVVEFDAGGLVVSLEEKPKRAKSNYAVPGLYFYDNDVVAIAQQLKPSDRGEYEITDVNRAYLEQGRLRVQVLPRGTAWLDTGTFDQMTDAADFVRTMERRTGLKIGVPEEIAWRQGFLSDDELCDRATRLVKSGYGRYLLDLLDRGL; encoded by the coding sequence GTGAAGGGAATCATCCTGGCCGGCGGCTCGGGGTCGCGCCTGCATCCGATCACCTACGGGGTGTCCAAGCAGCTGATCCCGGTCTACGACAAGCCGATGGTGTACTACCCGCTCTCGACGCTGATGCTCGCCGGCATCCGCGACATCCTGGTGATCACCACACCGCACGATGCCCACAGCTTCGAGCGGCTCCTCGGCGACGGGTCGCGCTTCGGGGTGTCGATCACCTTCGCCCAGCAGCCGTCACCGGACGGGCTGGCGCAGGCGTTCACCATCGGTGAGGACTTCATCGGCAGCGACAAGGTGGCCCTCGTGCTGGGCGACAACCTGTTGTACGGACCGGGTTTGGGCACCCAGCTGCGCTGCTTCGCCGATGTCGACGGCGGCACGATCTTCGCCTACTGGGTGGCCGAGCCGTCCGCCTACGGCGTCGTGGAGTTCGACGCGGGCGGTCTCGTGGTGTCGCTGGAGGAGAAACCCAAGCGGGCGAAGAGCAATTACGCGGTGCCGGGGCTGTACTTCTACGACAACGACGTCGTCGCGATCGCCCAGCAGCTGAAGCCCAGCGATCGCGGCGAGTACGAGATCACCGACGTCAACCGCGCCTACCTCGAGCAGGGTCGCCTCCGGGTGCAGGTGCTGCCGCGCGGCACTGCATGGCTGGACACCGGCACCTTCGACCAGATGACCGACGCGGCGGACTTCGTCCGCACGATGGAGCGCAGGACCGGTCTGAAGATCGGGGTGCCCGAGGAAATCGCCTGGCGGCAAGGGTTTCTCAGCGACGACGAGCTGTGCGACCGGGCAACCCGGCTGGTCAAGTCCGGCTACGGCAGGTATCTGCTCGATCTCCTCGACAGGGGTCTGTGA